AGGGCGACGGTCTCCTCGTCGTTCATCGCCATCCGGCCGAAGGTCTCGCGGATGTCGATCGCGGCCTTCAGCGGGTCGGGGTTCCCGTTGGGGCCCTCCGGGTTGACGTAGATCAGGCCCATCTGCACCGCGGCGAGCGGGTTGTCGAGGTCGCGGTCCCCGGTGTAGCGCTCATCGTCGAGCCAGGTGGTCTCCGGGCCCCAGTAGACCTCCTCGGGCTCCCACTTCTCGGTGCGGCCGCCGGCGAAGCCGAAGACCTTCAGGCCCATCGACTCCATGGCGAAGGTGCCGGCGAAGATGATGAGGTCGCCCCAGGACAGCTTGGCGCCGTACTTCTGCTTCAGCGGCCACAGCAGGCGGCGGGCCTTGTCCAGGCTGGCGTTGTCCGGCCAGCTGTTGAGCGGGGCGAAGCGCTGCATGCCGTGTCCGGCACCGCCGCGGCCGTCGGCGATCCGGTAGGTGCCGGCGGCGTGCCAGGCCATGCGCACGAAGAACGGGCCGTAGTTGCCGTAGTCGGCCGGCCACCACGACTTCGAGTCGCGCATCAGAGCGACCAGATCGGCCTTGAGCTCGTCGAGGTCGATGGTCTCGAAGGCGGCGCCGTAGTCGAAGTCACTCGGATACGGGTCGCCCTCGGCCGGGTTCTCGGCGAGGAGTTTGAGGTTGAGCTGATTGGGCCACCAGTCACGGTTGCCGCCGCCCTCCGTCGGCGGCTTGAGCTGGTGAATCGGGCATCCGGCCTTGCTGTCATCGACTTCGGCGAGGGGCTGTTCGTCGGACACGGGGTTTCCTTTCGATGGACCGAGGATTCGGTTGTCTGCGGTGGATTGGGCTGGACGGGTCAGGGGGTCTGTGGGAGTTCGGCGGGGGTGGACGAGCGCCGGGCGCAGTCGGGGCAGAGGCCCCAATAGACCACCTCGGCCTCGTCGATGAGGTAGCCGTGCGTCTGCGCGGCCTCCAGGCACGGTGCGTCGCCGACCGCGCAGTCGACGTCGCGGACGTCACCGCAGTCGCGGCACACCAGATGGTGATGGTTGTCGCCGATGCGGGTCTCGTAGCGCGCCACATGCCCGGTGGGCTGGATACGGCGGAGCAGGCCGGCGTCGGTCAGCGCGCGCAGCACGTCGTACACGGCCTGCCGGGACACCTCGGGCAATTGCTCGCGGACCTCACCGAGGATCGCCTCGGTGACGGCGTGCGGGTGAGCGTCGACGGCTTGCAGCACCGCGAGCCGGGGCCGCGTCACCCGCAGGCCGGCCTGGCGGATCGACGCGGTGAGCGCCGTCGTCGTGGCGGGGCGGTGATCGGTCATGACCCCATGCTGCCTAGCTTTCTGTACTAAGTCCAGAAATCAGCGAAATCGGGGCCGGAAGTCCCGGATCCGGATCCCCGGCGAGGAATCGGCGCGGCACGTCGACCAGCATGGTGTCGATGGTCGACGGCGCGATGCCCTCACCGATGAGGGTGGGGACCACCCGCTCGCTGATCTGCCGGTAGTTCCAGTTCGGCGTCACCTTCGGCTGTTTGGCGGGGTCGAACCAGTCGCTGAAACAGAATGCGCTCTGCGACAGCGCGATCCGGTCGGCGTAGCCCTCGCCGACCAGCGCCAGCAGCGTCGCCATCCGGACCTCGTGGGGGAGCAGCACGTCGACGCCGAAGCGGTCGAGGCCGATGATCGAGCCGGCCGATGCGAGCCTGCGGAGATACTCGAGGTCGCCGGTGTCGCCGGAATGCGCGAGCATCACGCGGCGCAGATCGACGCCCTCCTCGCCGAGGACACGCTGGGCGATGAGCCCGGACCGGGTGTGCGGATTGGTGTGCACGACCACCGGTGCGCCGGTGGCGACGCTCGCCTGGCCCACCGCTCGCATGATCCGCTCGACGCCGGGGGTGAGGCCCTCGGCCTCGATGACGCACACCAGGAAGGCGGCCTTGGCGCCGCCGCTGTGCGGGATGCCCTCGGTCAGATCCCGCACGAAGGCCTCGACCAGCGGCTCGGCGGCGTCGAAGCCGAGTCCCGGACCGGTGTAGTGCAGCTGCAACGGCAGGTCGTTGTAGGTGAACAGGCCGGTGGCGACCGGGATGTTCAGTTCCACCTGCTCGGCGACCCGCCGGACCCGCGCCACATTGCGGCCCATCCCGGCGACCGACGCGTCCAGGAGGCTGTCGATCCCGAGCGCCTTGAGTTCGCCGAGGACGGAGATCGCGTTCGCGACCTCCGCGTCTTCGTCCCACTCGGGAAGAAAGTTCAGCCGGTAGTCCTCGTTCACGACGAAGACGTGTTCGTGAGCGAGAGTCCGTCCGAGTTCCTCCGCGTCGATCGGTCCCGTCACCGTATTGATGGTCTGCATGGCGCCTTTCGCTCGCCCCGTGGGTTCAAACACTAGGGGTCGGCGGCCCGGCCGCGGAGCCGAATCGGCCACTCGCGCACATCGGATCGGCGGCCGGGCCGATAGTGTGGGCCCATGCTTCGTACCGGACAGGACTTTGCTGGGTTGCGCGTCGTGGGATCGCTCGGGGTATCCGAGGCCGGTGAGAGCTACCTCGTCAAGGCGGCGCAGGCTGCCGCGGAAGACAGCCTGCTGCTGCTTCCCGAGTCGCGGGGCGCCGATCCCGCCTACCGCCGCGCGTTCTTCGATACCGCGGAGAAGGCGGCTTCACTCGGCCATCCGTCGGTGGTGGCGATCCGCGGATACGGCGACGAGCAGGGCCGCCTCTGGGTCGCCTCGGAATACCTGGCCGCCCCGACCGCCGCGGCGCTCGTCCGCCAGTCCGGGGCGTTCGCCCCGGCCGACGCGGCGGCCGCGGTCGTCGCCGTCGCCGGTGCGCTCGAGCAGGCGCGGGCCCGCGGGCTCGTGGTCAGCACGCTCGATCCCGCCCAGGTCTTCGTCGTCGACGGCGGTGGAGCGGGACGGCGCTACGCGATCGGCGGACTGGCGTTGCCGCCGTCCGGCCACGTGCCCGGTCTCGCTGAACGGGCCGATCAGGGCGCCCTCGCCGACTTCGCGGCGTTCCTGCTGATCGGCGGGGAGCCGATCGGGGCGCGCGTCACCACCATGCGGCCCGAGATCCCGGCGGCCGTCGACGAGGTGCTGGCGCGGGCCGCGCGGCCGGCCGCCGAACGGTACGACTCGCCCGTCGATTTCGCCCGCGCGCTGCACGTGGCGCTGACCGGCACCGAACCGGCCCCGGAGGCGTTCGCGCCCGCGCCGCCCGCCAACGACGTGCCCACCGTCGGTTCCGGCGGGATCACGGTGCCGTCGCTGACCGTGCCGTCGGCACCCGCCGCACCCGCCGCGAACCCCTACGCGTCGAATCCGTACGCCTCGAATCCGCAGGCGTCGAATCCCCACACCTCGAACCCGCAGGCGTCGAACCCCTACGGTGCGATCCCGCCGCAGACCGCGCCGTACACGCAGCAGGGACCGGCCGGCTATCCGGCCGCCGGCGGTGGCGGCTATCCGCCGGTGTACGGCGTCACCGGCGCCCCGTACGGCGGCGGGCTTCCGCCCGCCGGAAAGAAGAAGGGCGTCATCGGGGGACTCGGC
The nucleotide sequence above comes from Gordonia sp. PP30. Encoded proteins:
- a CDS encoding Fur family transcriptional regulator; this encodes MTDHRPATTTALTASIRQAGLRVTRPRLAVLQAVDAHPHAVTEAILGEVREQLPEVSRQAVYDVLRALTDAGLLRRIQPTGHVARYETRIGDNHHHLVCRDCGDVRDVDCAVGDAPCLEAAQTHGYLIDEAEVVYWGLCPDCARRSSTPAELPQTP
- a CDS encoding phosphotriesterase-related protein, whose translation is MQTINTVTGPIDAEELGRTLAHEHVFVVNEDYRLNFLPEWDEDAEVANAISVLGELKALGIDSLLDASVAGMGRNVARVRRVAEQVELNIPVATGLFTYNDLPLQLHYTGPGLGFDAAEPLVEAFVRDLTEGIPHSGGAKAAFLVCVIEAEGLTPGVERIMRAVGQASVATGAPVVVHTNPHTRSGLIAQRVLGEEGVDLRRVMLAHSGDTGDLEYLRRLASAGSIIGLDRFGVDVLLPHEVRMATLLALVGEGYADRIALSQSAFCFSDWFDPAKQPKVTPNWNYRQISERVVPTLIGEGIAPSTIDTMLVDVPRRFLAGDPDPGLPAPISLISGLSTES